One genomic segment of Oscillospiraceae bacterium includes these proteins:
- a CDS encoding ParB N-terminal domain-containing protein has product MPDVNLFAPLSTLQWVARDRLKPNDYNPNKVSRENLRLLTQSILSNGWTLPIVARPDMTIIDGFHRWTVAGEEPLRSLLKGKVPVVIVAHDDQAGDIYGTVTHNRARGTHLLEPMKAIVQRLIREGKPVDEIGKQLGMRPEEIFRLSDFSKDDFLTMMTKDVTSYSKAEIITRV; this is encoded by the coding sequence GTGCCTGACGTTAATCTCTTCGCCCCGCTCTCTACCCTGCAGTGGGTGGCCAGGGACAGACTCAAGCCGAATGACTACAACCCAAACAAGGTCAGCCGCGAGAATCTGCGTCTGCTCACTCAATCCATCCTGTCCAACGGCTGGACATTGCCCATAGTGGCACGCCCGGACATGACCATAATCGATGGCTTCCATCGCTGGACCGTTGCCGGAGAAGAACCATTGCGTTCACTGTTAAAGGGAAAGGTTCCCGTCGTGATTGTTGCCCACGACGATCAAGCAGGCGACATCTACGGCACCGTCACGCACAACAGGGCGAGAGGAACGCATCTGCTCGAACCTATGAAGGCAATCGTGCAACGCCTCATCCGCGAGGGAAAGCCCGTAGACGAAATCGGGAAGCAGCTTGGCATGCGTCCGGAAGAAATATTCCGCCTCTCGGACTTCAGCAAAGACGATTTCCTGACCATGATGACGAAGGACGTGACGTCATACAGCAAAGCCGAGATCATCACAAGAGTGTAA
- a CDS encoding ParB/Srx family N-terminal domain-containing protein: protein MKACRMKLAELQKPERNTRIHTEAQLRELERSVTMFGQIRPIIVDENNVILAGNGLYGTLLRLGWEEAEVYQYDTLSENQKKKLMIADNKIYGLGVDDYDTLDAFLLELKDDLDIPGFDADILKNMTAAADDITAAMSDYGKLSPEEATSIAAAGERKREAADTAEAGERASRPLQRPQTADRDKPEVITCPECGAVICP from the coding sequence ATGAAGGCGTGCCGCATGAAACTCGCGGAACTCCAAAAGCCTGAGCGCAATACGCGGATACACACGGAGGCGCAGCTCAGAGAGCTTGAGCGCAGTGTGACAATGTTTGGTCAAATCAGGCCTATCATCGTCGATGAGAACAACGTCATCCTGGCTGGCAACGGCCTTTACGGAACCTTGCTCCGGCTTGGTTGGGAAGAGGCCGAAGTCTACCAGTACGACACCCTGTCCGAGAACCAGAAGAAAAAGCTGATGATTGCAGACAACAAGATCTACGGCCTGGGCGTCGATGATTATGACACGCTTGACGCTTTCCTGCTGGAGCTCAAGGACGACCTCGATATACCCGGATTCGATGCGGACATCCTGAAAAACATGACGGCCGCTGCCGACGACATCACGGCTGCCATGTCCGACTACGGCAAACTCTCTCCGGAGGAGGCCACGAGCATTGCCGCCGCGGGCGAACGTAAACGGGAGGCCGCCGATACCGCCGAGGCCGGGGAACGCGCCAGCAGACCATTGCAACGGCCGCAGACGGCAGATCGGGACAAGCCGGAAGTAATCACCTGCCCGGAATGCGGGGCGGTCATATGCCCATGA
- a CDS encoding phosphoadenosine phosphosulfate reductase family protein, which translates to MKRISAGIDVVEAAERRIRNVFSNGLPVYMSFSGGKDSLVLGQLTMSMIQRGQIRPELLTVQFVDEEAIFPCIEKTVLDWRRKFILAGADFEWLCVEVKHFNCFNDLSEEETFICWDSTKEDVWIRRPPAFATRRHHLLRPRKDSYQDFMPRLCMDGIAITGVRAAESVQRLQYMARLNMGMGGGMTGRGQVYPIYDWRTSDVWRYLRDQRVEIPEIYLYLWQSGTTKGQLRVSQFFSTDTARSLVRLNEYYPDLMDRIIRREPNAYLAALYWDSEMFGRRTRTRRELEASEDPRDYQAMLIQMFSNMEQHFTTPRKLIVAKRYRHLFMKISPFATAKDYREMYDALMRGDPKLRTYRALYQTIYGRYAKDAVMEQEAVKRRA; encoded by the coding sequence ATGAAACGCATATCCGCGGGCATTGATGTCGTCGAGGCGGCGGAACGCCGCATCAGAAATGTTTTCTCCAACGGTCTGCCGGTCTACATGTCCTTCTCCGGGGGAAAAGACAGCCTTGTACTCGGCCAGCTCACCATGAGCATGATACAGCGCGGACAGATACGACCGGAACTGCTGACCGTACAGTTTGTGGACGAGGAAGCGATATTCCCCTGCATCGAAAAAACAGTTCTCGACTGGCGCCGGAAGTTCATACTCGCCGGCGCCGACTTCGAATGGCTCTGCGTGGAAGTTAAACACTTCAACTGTTTCAACGACTTGAGCGAAGAGGAGACTTTCATCTGTTGGGACAGCACGAAAGAGGACGTGTGGATACGCCGTCCTCCGGCCTTCGCGACAAGAAGACACCATCTGCTGCGGCCGCGCAAAGACTCCTACCAGGACTTCATGCCGCGGCTGTGCATGGATGGCATTGCCATCACTGGCGTCAGAGCCGCTGAATCGGTACAGCGCCTTCAGTACATGGCACGTCTGAATATGGGCATGGGAGGCGGCATGACAGGCCGGGGGCAAGTTTACCCCATCTACGACTGGCGGACAAGCGACGTCTGGCGTTATCTCCGAGACCAGCGCGTAGAGATTCCGGAAATATATCTCTACCTCTGGCAGAGCGGCACGACGAAGGGTCAGCTCCGCGTTTCTCAATTCTTCTCGACAGATACGGCACGCAGCCTCGTCCGGCTAAATGAGTATTACCCAGACCTGATGGACCGTATCATCCGGCGCGAGCCAAATGCTTATCTCGCGGCGCTCTACTGGGACAGCGAGATGTTCGGCCGGCGCACCCGGACGCGCAGGGAACTGGAGGCCAGCGAGGATCCGCGCGACTACCAAGCGATGTTGATCCAAATGTTCTCCAACATGGAGCAGCATTTCACGACCCCGCGCAAACTCATCGTCGCCAAGAGATACCGCCACCTGTTTATGAAGATCTCCCCCTTCGCGACGGCAAAAGACTATCGGGAGATGTACGACGCACTCATGCGAGGTGACCCAAAACTGCGCACATACCGCGCTCTGTATCAAACCATCTACGGCAGATACGCGAAGGATGCCGTGATGGAGCAAGAGGCGGTGAAACGCCGTGCCTGA